In Macadamia integrifolia cultivar HAES 741 chromosome 13, SCU_Mint_v3, whole genome shotgun sequence, one DNA window encodes the following:
- the LOC122060092 gene encoding heterogeneous nuclear ribonucleoprotein 1-like, with the protein MESDLGKLFIGGISWDTNEDRLKEYFKTYGEVVEAVIMKDRTTGRARGFGFVVFADPAVAERVVMEKHTIDGRTVEAKKAVPRDDQHILNRNNSSIHGSPGPARTKKIFVGGLASTVTESDFKKYFDQFGTITDVVVMYDHNTQRPRGFGFITYDSEEAVEKVLLKTFHELNGKMVEVKRAVPKELSPGPSRSPLGGYNYGLSRVNSFLTGYNQGYNPSSVGGYGVRMDSRFGPVAGSRSGFPSFGPPGYGMGLNFEPGLSPNYGGSTSFSNSLGYGRGLNPYYSGNSNRFGSPIGFSGGNGGSSSVFNSTSRNVWGNGGLNYATNSATSSTFMGSGSGSIGGGSFGNSTGANWGSSPSILAPGGGIGSGYSSGNLGYGSGDSSYGLGGGGYGRNSGTNVAPTSSYAASNGGYDGAYGDFYGGSSVYGDPTWRSASSELDVSGSFGYGLGNAASDVSTKNSAGYVGSYSVTNRQSNRGIAA; encoded by the exons ATGGAATCGGATCTTGGCAAGCTCTTCATCGGTGGAATTTCTTGGGACACAAATGAAGATCGTctcaaggaatatttcaaaacTTATGGGGAAGTGGTGGAGGCTGTCATCATGAAGGATCGGACCACAGGTCGAGCTCGTGGATTTGGTTTTGTTGTCTTTGCAGACCCTGCTGTTGCAGAGAGAGTTGTAATGGAAAAACACACGATAGATGGTAGAACA GTTGAGGCAAAGAAGGCTGTCCCTAGGGATGATCAACACATTCTGAATAGAAACAACAGTAGCATTCATGGATCACCAGGTCCTGCCCGCACTAAAAAGATATTTGTAGGAGGTTTAGCATCCACAGTTACAGAGAGCGACTTTAAAAAGTACTTTGATCAGTTTGGGACAATCACAGATGTGGTGGTGATGTATGATCACAACACCCAAAGGCCAAGAGGTTTTGGATTCATCACTTATGATTCAGAGGAAGCAGTAGAGAAGGTGTTGCTGAAAACTTTTCATGAACTGAATGGTAAAATGGTTGAGGTCAAGAGGGCCGTTCCCAAAGAGTTGTCCCCAGGGCCTAGTCGTAGTCCACTCGGCGGTTATAACTATGGATTGAGTAGGGTGAATAGCTTCCTTACTGGATACAATCAGGGGTATAATCCAAGCTCAGTTGGTGGCTATGGAGTTAGGATGGATAGTAGATTTGGTCCAGTTGCTGGTAGTCGGAGTGGCTTTCCCTCATTTGGTCCTCCTGGTTATGGAATGGGTTTGAATTTTGAGCCAGGGTTGAGCCCCAACTATGGGGGCAGCACAAGCTTCAGTAACAGTCTCGGCTATGGACGGGGATTGAATCCATATTACAGTGGGAACTCAAACAGATTTGGCAGTCCTATTGGCTTTAGCGGGGGCAATGGAGGAAGCAGTTCTGTTTTTAATTCAACTAGTAGAAATGTGTGGGGTAATGGAGGACTTAATTATGCCACAAACTCTGCAACCTCTAGTACTTTCATGGGATCTGGAAGTGGTAGCATTGGAGGAGGTTCGTTTGGCAATAGTACTGGAGCAAATTGGGGTTCATCTCCTTCTATTTTGGCTCCAGGTGGAGGGATCGGTTCTGGCTATTCTAGTGGGAATCTTGGTTATGGAAGTGGGGATAGCAGCTATGGTTTGGGTGGGGGAGGATATGGAAGAAACAGTGGAACTAATGTGGCCCCAACATCATCTTATGCTGCATCAAATGGTGGTTATGATGGAGCATATGGAGACTTTTATGGTGGCAGTTCAGTTTATGGAGACCCCACTTGGCGGTCTGCATCTTCAGAGCTAGATGTGTCGGGTTCGTTTGGTTATGGGCTTGGCAATGCAGCATCAGATGTTTCCACTAAAAATTCTGCAGGCTATGTTGGTAGTTACAGTGTTACCAATAGACAATCAAATAGAG GAATTGCTGCCTAG
- the LOC122060188 gene encoding thymidine kinase a-like, producing the protein MLVLFTRRMNSLLHLSPTLSTIIPSHLTKTTPSLFFEISRTLSDKPSSLQSPNFLRLKPFSSFNPSVSTSIESPGSGIEVPRFSYGEIHVIVGPMFAGKTTALLRRIQTESNNGRSVAIVKSDKDTRYGLEYTVTHDGEKFPCWALSELSSFRQKFGVDAYEKLDVIGIDEAQFFGDLYDFCRKAADHDGKTVVVAGLDGDYLRRSFGSVLDIIPLADSVTKLTARCELCGKHAFFTLRKTKDKQTELIGGADVYMPVCRQHYVNGQVVIEATRIVLESQESQCDSYLEASPLPS; encoded by the exons ATGCTAGTTTTATTTACGCGCAGAATGAATTCCCTCCTCCACCTCTCTCCCACCCTTTCAACTATCATCCCTTCTCATCTAACCAAAACAACCCCATCACTCTTTTTTGAGATCTCTCGAACCCTTTCTGATAAACCCTCATCTCTCCAAAGCCCTAACTTTCTCCGCCTGAagcccttctcttcttttaatcCCTCGGTTTCAACCTCCATCGAGAGCCCGGGCTCGGGAATTGAGGTGCCTCGATTTTCATATGGCGAAATCCATGTCATCGTCGGCCCCATGTTTGCTGGTAAAACCACCGCTCTCCTTCGCCGGATCCAGACTGAAAGTAATAATGGCAG AAGTGTAGCAATAGTTAAATCAGACAAGGATACAAGATATGGATTAGAGTATACTGTAACGCATGATGGGGAAAAATTTCCATGCTGGGCTCTATCTGAATTATCATCTTTCCGGCAAAAGTTTGGAGTCGATGCTTATGAGAAG CTAGATGTGATTGGGATTGATGAAGCTCAATTTTTTGGAGATCTATATGATTTCTGTCGTAAGGCAGCTGATCATGATGGGAAGACTGTTGTTGTTGCAGGCCTTGATGGAGACTACCTGAG AAGGAGCTTTGGTTCAGTGCTCGACATTATACCATTAGCTGATTCTGTGACCAAGTTGACTGCTCGATGTGAGCTATGTGGCAAGCATGCTTTCTTCACCTTGAGGAAGACAAAGGACAAACAGACAGAACTGATTGGCGGGGCTGATGTTTACATGCCAGTTTGCCGGCAACACTATGTCAATGGACAAGTAGTTATTGAAGCTACCAGGATTGTTCTGGAATCTCAAGAGAGTCAATGTGATTCATACCTTGAAGCATCTCCCCTACCGAGTTGA
- the LOC122060187 gene encoding BTB/POZ domain-containing protein At5g48130, translated as MMDVASPKTNPLVPSPFSSPNVAALLKIKIIAWSQETGLPVSVRVRVDDKVFELHKHPLLSKSGYFKKALNGSTELELPGNFPGGSKVFEMIALFTYGFSAPIDPFNVAALRCAAEFLEMTEDYGCGNLCERTDLYLNQVALQSWDDTLIVLQKCQTLLPWSEELLIVCRCLESLAFMACMEILDPERRRERPVVTLDALANQAWNCEAVKEIAGQDLWIKDFIALPFEFFKRIIGSLRRQGMKEKYVSPLVVFYANKWVISKKTNQFWLNMDDSDGAVDATGKVSVILQGILDLLPMGEKASRVIPVGFYFALLSKALHMSLKSESKIALQDQIVSLLQMAQVDDFLLPGSGIEAISSSMELVTMESIVSSYVSLSSNQETSIVAGLWDTYLSRIASDPEMEPRRFMDLTKIIPISHRQTHDHLYRAMSNFLLEHPNLSQEEKASVCKHLNCQKLSQETCIEAVQNEFMPLRLIVQALFVQQLNTHKAFKDCSDSFTYVHRGDFSGSIPSSRYPNTNSQNLGDQSPYKEAVGGESISRPLGFLLQKDVISRKDYESTSFRIQSLEQELMSLKRSLQWQMMPKESEPINCDKPQSMRPYGLQGRTMSKKKNPLGQVTGCIGSVSFTSQRKYANSLLKVFRRFVLFGKGKSKTKKSPSSLWPSNCSRNDFLQS; from the exons ATGATGGATGTTGCAAGCCCAAAAACAAATCCTCTGGTACCAAGTCCCTTCTCATCTCCAAATGTTGCTGCTTTGCTCAAGATCAAAATCATTGCATG GAGCCAAGAGACTGGTTTGCCAGTGTCGGTTCGAGTGCGGGTTGATGACAAAGTCTTTGAACTGCACAAG CACCCTCTGCTTTCAAAGAGTGGATACTTCAAGAAGGCATTGAATGGATCAACAGAGCTAGAGCTACCGGGTAATTTTCCTGGAGGATCCAAAGTGTTTGAGATGATTGCTTTGTTTACCTATGGTTTTTCAGCACCAATAGACCCCTTCAATGTAGCGGCCCTGCGATGTGCTGCAGAGTTTCTCGAAATGACAGAAGATTACGGCTGTGGCAACCTCTGCGAGCGCACAGATCTGTATCTAAACCAAGTTGCATTACAGAGCTGGGATGATACACTGATTGTCCTTCAAAAGTGCCAGACACTACTCCCATGGTCTGAAGAACTACTGATTGTGTGTCGATGTCTTGAATCCCTGGCTTTCATGGCTTGCATGGAGATTCTTGATCCAGAACGGAGACGCGAAAGGCCTGTTGTAACCTTAGATGCGTTGGCAAATCAAGCTTGGAACTGTGAGGCTGTGAAGGAAATTGCAGGCCAGGATCTTTGGATCAAAGATTTTATAGCTCtaccatttgaatttttcaaaaGGATAATTGGGTCCTTAAGAAGACAGGGAATGAAGGAGAAGTATGTGAGTCCCCTGGTAGTCTTCTATGCAAACAAATGGGTTATTTCAAAGAAGACCAATCAGTTTTGGTTGAATATGGATGATAGTGATGGAGCTGTAGACGCTACCGGTAAGGTTTCTGTCATACTACAAGGTATACTCGATTTGCTGCCCATGGGAGAGAAGGCCAGCAGAGTAATTCCAGTCGGATTCTACTTTGCTTTACTCTCTAAAGCTCTTCATATGAGTCTAAAAAGTGAAAGCAAGATCGCATTGCAAGATCAGATTGTTTCTCTATTGCAGATGGCACAGGTGGATGATTTTCTGCTCCCAGGAAGTGGCATAGAAGCAATTTCATCCAGCATGGAATTGGTTACCATGGAGAGCATAGTTTCATCATATGTATCACTATCATCAAACCAGGAGACGAGCATTGTTGCAGGACTGTGGGACACTTATCTTTCTCGAATAGCTTCTGATCCAGAAATGGAGCCAAGAAGATTCATGGATCTTACGAAGATCATACCAATTTCTCACAGACAGACCCATGATCATCTCTACAGAGCAATGAGCAACTTCCTATTG GAGCACCCGAATTTATCTCAAGAGGAGAAGGCATCGGTCTGCAAACACCTGAACTGCCAGAAGCTGTCACAAGAGACTTGCATCGAAGCTGTTCAAAATGAATTCATGCCGTTGCGTCTGATTGTCCAAGCACTATTTGTTCAGCAACTGAACACACACAAGGCCTTCAAAGATTGTTCTGACTCATTCACGTATGTGCATCGTGGAGATTTCTCAGGAAGCATTCCCAGTTCAAGATATCCAAACACCAATAGCCAGAACCTAGGAGATCAGAGTCCATACAAAGAAGCAGTAGGAGGAGAGTCCATTAGTAGGCCTTTGGGTTTCTTGCTACAAAAGGATGTCATCTCAAGAAAGGATTATGAGTCCACAAGCTTCAGGATTCAGAGCCTTGAACAGGAACTCATGTCACTGAAAAGAAGCCTTCAGTGGCAAATGATGCCAAAAGAATCGGAGCCAATTAACTGTGACAAACCACAGAGCATGCGACCATACGGTTTGCAGGGTAGAACAATGAGTAAGAAGAAGAATCCTCTTGGACAAGTAACCGGTTGCATTGGTTCTGTGAGTTTTACTTCCCAAAGAAAGTATGCCAATAGCCTACTTAAGGTCTTTCGGAGGTTTGTCCTCTTTGGCAAAGGCAAATCCAAGACAAAGAAAAGCCCCTCCAGCCTATGGCCAAGTAATTGTAGCAGGAATGACTTTCTACAATCATGA